From the Theobroma cacao cultivar B97-61/B2 chromosome 2, Criollo_cocoa_genome_V2, whole genome shotgun sequence genome, one window contains:
- the LOC108660674 gene encoding uncharacterized protein LOC108660674, producing the protein MRFGKKGKLSPRHIGPFKILERVGAVAYHLALPPDLSNIHPVFHVSMLRKYNPNPSHVMRYETIQLKDDLTYEEQPVAILDRQVKKLRSKEVASVKMLWRNHTSEEVTWEAEEEMRTKYLHLFDT; encoded by the coding sequence atgaggtttggcaagaaaggaaaattaagcCCTCGGCATATAGGACCTTTCAagatcttagaaagggttggagcGGTGGCTTATCATTTGGCGCTACCACCAGATCTCTCGAATATTCACcccgtgtttcatgtgtccatgcttaggaagtacAACCCGAATCCCTCTCATGTAATGCGGTATGAGACCATCCAGCTAAAAGATGATTTGACTTATGAGGAGCAACCGGTAGCTATCCTCGATCGGCAAGTCAAAAAGCTCCGTTCAAAGGAAGTAGCATCAGTGAAAATGTTGTGGCGAAACCACACCAGCGAGgaggtaacgtgggaagcCGAGGAAGAGATGCGAACAAAGTATCTCCATCTCTTTGATACTTAG